The proteins below are encoded in one region of Desulfomicrobium apsheronum:
- a CDS encoding Fur family transcriptional regulator — MKARMSAKAATNRLKEAGLEITEHRLQVLMAVGNTAHPSSAQEILEKISAKNDINRVTVYRILDLLVEHNVLNRLGLGEKSQRFCLRIANEDEHPHFHCTRCDCYLCLDARQLPVDRHALDDLSLDIRHVDIRLEGICPACQKKLRQLDEATPADKPA, encoded by the coding sequence ATGAAAGCGCGCATGTCCGCAAAGGCGGCCACAAACCGCCTGAAGGAAGCCGGCCTTGAGATCACCGAACACCGCCTGCAAGTGCTCATGGCCGTCGGCAACACAGCGCATCCGTCCAGCGCTCAGGAAATTCTGGAAAAAATCAGCGCCAAGAACGATATCAACCGGGTCACGGTGTATCGCATCCTGGACCTGCTGGTGGAACACAACGTCCTGAACCGGCTTGGGCTCGGCGAAAAATCCCAACGCTTCTGCCTGCGGATCGCCAACGAGGACGAGCACCCGCACTTCCACTGCACCCGCTGCGACTGCTACCTGTGTCTTGATGCCCGGCAGCTGCCGGTGGACCGCCACGCCTTGGACGACCTCTCTCTCGACATCCGCCACGTCGACATCCGCCTGGAAGGAATCTGCCCCGCCTGCCAGAAAAAATTGCGCCAGCTGGATGAAGCGACACCGGCGGACAAGCCCGCCTGA
- a CDS encoding TRAP transporter large permease, with protein MTTAALFTLLFLFIATGMPIAIALGLSSITTILFFSNDSLASIALKLFESVSEHYTLLAIPFFILSSQFLSTGGVAKRLINFALDCIGHVKGGLAMASVLACMLFAAVSGSSPATVAAIGSIVIGGMVRSGYPETFAAGVICNAGTLGILIPPSIVMLVYAAATQESAARLFMAGFIPGLCLGLLLMIAIYIVARIKNYPALAWPGFRQVFRSGFTAMGGLMLVVIVLGSIYGGICSPTEAAAISAVYAYWIAVFVYRDMGPLKEVPLRKVDEPLSSALIRGLWQTAVAIPRSWVHPEVRHVILDAAKVSIMLLFIIGNAMLFAHVLTTERIPHLIAETIVGWGLPAWGFLIVVNILLLVAGNFMEPSAITMIMIPILFPIAVKLGIDPIHLGVICVVNMEIGLITPPVGLNLFVTAGITKRDLTWVVRAALPWLMILLFFLILITYIPQISLWLPEYIDKLKGY; from the coding sequence ATGACAACTGCGGCACTGTTCACCCTGCTCTTCCTCTTTATTGCCACGGGGATGCCCATCGCCATTGCGCTGGGTCTTTCGAGCATCACGACCATCCTGTTCTTTTCCAACGATTCCCTGGCGTCCATCGCCTTGAAACTTTTTGAATCGGTTTCCGAACACTATACCCTGCTGGCCATTCCGTTTTTCATTCTGTCCTCCCAGTTCTTATCCACGGGGGGCGTGGCCAAGCGTCTCATCAATTTCGCCCTCGACTGCATTGGGCACGTCAAGGGCGGCCTGGCCATGGCCTCGGTCCTGGCCTGCATGCTCTTTGCCGCCGTATCCGGGTCTTCACCGGCCACGGTGGCCGCCATCGGCAGCATCGTCATCGGCGGCATGGTCCGTTCGGGCTATCCTGAAACCTTCGCGGCCGGAGTCATCTGCAATGCCGGAACGCTCGGCATTCTCATTCCGCCGTCCATCGTCATGCTCGTATATGCGGCGGCGACCCAGGAGTCGGCGGCACGTCTGTTCATGGCCGGATTCATCCCCGGCCTCTGTCTGGGACTGCTGCTCATGATCGCCATCTACATCGTGGCCCGGATCAAGAATTATCCGGCCCTGGCCTGGCCTGGATTCAGGCAGGTTTTCAGGTCCGGATTCACGGCCATGGGCGGACTGATGCTGGTCGTCATCGTGCTCGGGTCCATCTACGGCGGCATCTGCAGTCCCACGGAAGCGGCGGCCATTTCGGCCGTGTACGCCTACTGGATCGCCGTCTTCGTCTATCGTGACATGGGGCCGCTCAAGGAAGTGCCCTTGCGCAAGGTGGACGAGCCGCTTTCCTCGGCCCTTATTCGCGGATTGTGGCAGACCGCCGTAGCCATTCCTCGGTCCTGGGTCCATCCGGAAGTGCGGCATGTGATCCTGGATGCGGCGAAGGTCAGCATCATGCTGCTCTTCATCATCGGCAACGCCATGCTCTTTGCCCACGTGCTGACCACGGAGCGGATTCCGCATCTCATCGCCGAGACTATCGTCGGTTGGGGCTTGCCGGCCTGGGGCTTCCTGATCGTGGTCAACATCCTGCTGCTTGTCGCTGGTAACTTCATGGAACCTTCGGCCATCACCATGATCATGATCCCGATCCTGTTTCCCATCGCGGTCAAGCTCGGCATCGATCCCATTCATCTGGGCGTCATCTGCGTGGTCAACATGGAGATCGGGCTGATAACGCCGCCGGTCGGGCTCAACCTCTTTGTCACGGCGGGTATCACCAAACGCGATCTGACCTGGGTCGTGCGCGCGGCGCTGCCGTGGCTGATGATCCTGCTTTTCTTCCTCATCCTCATCACCTACATTCCGCAGATATCCTTGTGGCTGCCCGAGTATATCGACAAGCTCAAAGGGTATTGA
- a CDS encoding TRAP transporter substrate-binding protein, producing MLKLKTILAFAVGAVFLCTASAIAAPIVIKFSHVVAEDTPKGIMANKFRDLVTERLGDKVVVEVYPNSQLFGDGKELEALLLGDVHLLAPALSKFQKYTPLLQIYDLPFLFKDMAAIDTFQQGPQGRALLTSMKDKGIIGLEYLHNGLKQISANDPIHGPGDAKNKKFRIMTSDVLAAQFEAVGAMPLKKPFAEVFTLLQTRAIDGQENSWSNIYSQKFYEVQPYITETNHGILDYLVISSTEFWDGLPADVRPVLEECLKESIVAGNAAAAQKDLDDKQKIIDSKRSEIITLTEEERAAWVEAMKPVWKKFEDAVGKENLEAAIASNN from the coding sequence ATGTTGAAACTGAAGACCATTCTTGCGTTTGCGGTGGGTGCGGTTTTTCTTTGTACTGCGTCCGCCATCGCTGCTCCCATCGTCATCAAATTCTCCCACGTTGTTGCCGAAGATACTCCCAAGGGGATCATGGCCAACAAATTTCGCGATCTTGTAACCGAACGCCTTGGCGACAAGGTTGTGGTCGAAGTCTATCCCAACTCCCAACTCTTCGGTGACGGCAAGGAACTCGAAGCCCTTCTTCTGGGTGACGTGCATCTGCTGGCTCCGGCATTGTCCAAATTTCAGAAATACACTCCATTGCTGCAGATCTACGACCTGCCCTTCCTGTTCAAGGACATGGCCGCCATCGACACGTTTCAGCAGGGCCCCCAAGGCCGGGCGCTGCTAACATCCATGAAGGACAAGGGCATCATCGGGCTTGAATACCTGCACAACGGTTTGAAGCAGATTTCCGCCAACGACCCCATTCATGGTCCCGGCGACGCCAAGAACAAGAAATTCAGGATCATGACCTCCGACGTTCTGGCCGCCCAGTTTGAAGCCGTCGGCGCCATGCCGCTCAAGAAGCCCTTCGCCGAAGTCTTCACCCTGCTGCAGACCCGGGCCATCGATGGACAGGAAAATTCCTGGTCGAACATCTATTCCCAGAAATTTTACGAAGTGCAGCCCTACATCACCGAGACCAATCACGGCATCCTGGACTATCTCGTCATCAGTTCCACGGAATTCTGGGATGGCCTGCCGGCCGATGTGCGTCCCGTGCTTGAAGAGTGCCTGAAAGAATCCATCGTTGCCGGTAACGCCGCTGCCGCTCAGAAGGATCTGGACGACAAGCAGAAGATCATCGATTCCAAGCGCAGCGAGATCATTACGCTGACCGAAGAAGAACGCGCCGCCTGGGTCGAAGCCATGAAGCCGGTCTGGAAGAAGTTCGAGGACGCAGTGGGCAAGGAAAACCTCGAAGCAGCCATCGCCTCCAACAATTAG
- a CDS encoding TRAP transporter small permease: MNTFINKVEEGIISLLLASMTLLVFMEVLMRFGFNVGIHWAQELTLLLSGWMVMFGVSYGIKVGSHIGVDALVRLFPTNVRRVISIVAILLCLLYCGLFLVGSWTYLGKLKSIGIHLEDIPVPKWIANSILFGGMIMLAIRLLDLLWAVIRGRQEGFKLLDEAKESMYLAQKEGTSLDGDDE, translated from the coding sequence ATGAATACATTCATCAACAAAGTGGAGGAGGGGATCATTTCCCTCCTCCTTGCTTCCATGACGCTGCTTGTTTTCATGGAAGTGCTCATGCGGTTCGGGTTCAACGTGGGCATCCACTGGGCCCAGGAGTTGACCCTGCTGCTGTCGGGCTGGATGGTCATGTTCGGGGTTTCCTACGGCATCAAGGTCGGGTCGCACATCGGGGTCGACGCCTTGGTCAGGCTGTTTCCGACAAATGTGCGCAGGGTCATCTCCATTGTGGCCATTCTGCTGTGCCTGCTCTATTGCGGGCTTTTTCTCGTAGGCAGCTGGACCTATCTCGGGAAGCTCAAAAGCATAGGGATCCACCTTGAGGACATACCTGTTCCCAAATGGATCGCCAATAGCATCCTCTTTGGCGGTATGATCATGCTGGCCATCCGTCTTCTGGATCTCCTCTGGGCAGTCATTCGGGGACGACAGGAAGGTTTCAAGCTGCTGGATGAGGCCAAGGAGAGCATGTATCTGGCGCAAAAAGAGGGTACTTCCCTGGATGGAGACGACGAATGA
- the gltA gene encoding NADPH-dependent glutamate synthase, with amino-acid sequence MEGTNKKSRLAMPEQEPKVRAKNFEEVPLGYTPEMAIAEASRCLQCKNPLCVQGCPVGVDIPAFIKHIADGKFDLAIGKIWERNSLPAVCGRVCPQEIQCEGNCILGRKGEAVAIGNLERFAADWERAHHVCELPSREKATGKKVAVVGSGPSGLTVAGDLILKGHEVTIFEAFHKPGGVLVYGIPEFRLPKDIVASEVSCLQAQGVKIECDVVVGRTETVDELFELGFDAVYLGVGAGLPRFMNIPGENLVGVLSANEYLTRANLMKAYLFPKVDTPIPQGRHVVVLGAGNVAMDSARTAMRLGAEKVSIVYRRSRAEMPARSAEIHHAEEEGLNFELLSNPVRYLGDEKGRLTGIECVRMELGEPDSSGRRRPVTVPGSEFVIECDLAIVAIGSGANPLLTRSTPDLPLGKSGYILANPDTGKTGKKAVWAGGDIVTGAATVILAMGAGRKAADSIHEYLTWGW; translated from the coding sequence ATGGAGGGTACGAACAAGAAATCACGTCTGGCCATGCCGGAGCAGGAGCCCAAGGTTCGGGCCAAAAATTTTGAGGAAGTGCCCCTGGGTTACACCCCGGAAATGGCCATCGCCGAAGCGAGTCGCTGCCTGCAGTGCAAGAACCCGCTCTGCGTTCAGGGATGCCCCGTGGGTGTCGACATTCCCGCTTTCATAAAACACATCGCCGACGGGAAGTTCGATCTGGCCATTGGCAAGATCTGGGAGCGCAACAGCCTCCCGGCAGTCTGCGGCCGGGTCTGCCCGCAGGAGATCCAGTGCGAGGGCAACTGCATCCTGGGCCGCAAGGGTGAGGCCGTGGCCATCGGCAATCTGGAGCGTTTTGCTGCGGACTGGGAGCGTGCGCATCATGTTTGCGAGCTGCCCTCCCGTGAAAAGGCCACAGGCAAGAAGGTGGCCGTGGTCGGCTCCGGCCCCTCGGGCCTGACCGTGGCCGGAGACCTGATCCTCAAGGGACACGAGGTCACCATTTTCGAGGCTTTTCACAAGCCCGGCGGCGTGCTGGTCTACGGCATCCCCGAGTTCCGGCTGCCCAAGGACATCGTCGCCTCCGAGGTGTCATGCCTTCAGGCCCAGGGCGTGAAAATCGAATGCGACGTGGTCGTGGGGCGTACCGAGACGGTGGACGAACTTTTCGAACTGGGCTTTGACGCCGTATATCTGGGTGTGGGCGCGGGCCTGCCCCGGTTCATGAACATTCCCGGAGAAAACCTGGTCGGGGTGCTTTCGGCCAACGAATACCTGACCCGGGCCAACCTGATGAAGGCCTACCTTTTCCCGAAAGTGGACACGCCCATCCCCCAGGGGCGGCACGTAGTGGTGCTGGGCGCCGGCAACGTGGCCATGGACAGCGCCCGCACGGCCATGCGCCTGGGCGCGGAGAAAGTCAGCATCGTCTATCGCCGCTCAAGGGCAGAGATGCCGGCCCGAAGCGCGGAGATTCACCACGCCGAGGAGGAGGGGCTCAATTTTGAGTTACTGTCCAATCCGGTGCGCTATCTGGGGGATGAAAAAGGGCGCCTGACGGGCATCGAATGCGTGCGCATGGAGCTGGGCGAGCCTGATTCGTCGGGGCGCAGGCGTCCGGTGACCGTACCCGGTTCGGAGTTTGTCATCGAGTGCGACCTGGCCATCGTGGCCATCGGCTCCGGGGCAAATCCGCTGCTGACACGCTCGACCCCCGACCTGCCCCTGGGCAAATCCGGGTACATCCTTGCCAATCCGGACACCGGCAAGACCGGCAAGAAGGCCGTCTGGGCCGGAGGCGACATCGTCACCGGAGCGGCAACCGTAATTCTGGCCATGGGCGCGGGCAGAAAGGCTGCGGACTCGATCCACGAATATCTGACCTGGGGCTGGTAG